The genomic interval TCGGCCGTGACGGTTTCTGTCTCGGCCTCAGCGGTCGTCGTTCCGCCCTCTGCTGCGTCTGTCTCGGCTCTTTCTTCGGCCGTGGGCCGTTCCTGCTGGGCCGTCATGTCGACAACGTCGGCGGGCTGCCGCTCCGCCGGCTGGGCTTCGGCCTCGGCGTGCTCCGCCGGCGCTTTTTCGATCTCCGCCACGTCGACAGCGCCTTCAGCCCGGGGATGGACGACCACTTCGGCCCGCTCAGGCGCAGCGCTTTCCTCTACACGCCCGGTCGCCTCAGCGGCTGCGCTTTCCTCCGCGGGCTCGGGCTTCTCGGCAACGGCTTCCGCCGCGGCGCTCTCTTCCCCCGGCGCGCTCTCGCCGACCGCCTCGCTCACGCCTGTTTCCGTGCCGCTCTCGCGCCGAGCGCGCTGACGACGGCCACCGCGCCGACCGCGCCGGCGGGACTTGCGCGCACGCTGGGCGTCGTCGCTAGTTTCCCCTTCTGCACGGGCCTCCTCTTCAGCGCCGCCCGCTTCCTCGGCAGTTTGTGCTTCCGCGCTGGCCACGGCCTCTTCGGCCTCCTTGCGTCCATTGCGGCTGCGCCGGCGCTTGCGCCGCGAGCGTTTGCGTGACTCCTCTTCGCTCTCGCCTTTCGCCTCCGCAGGCGCTTCGAAGCCCCAATCCATCTGGACGACGACGTTGCTCTCGGTCTCGGTGCCGGGCTCCTGCGCCATCCGCTCGATGGTGAAGCTGCTGCCCTGCATCCGCTCGTCGGTCACAACCCCGAGACGCACGCCAAAGCGCCGCTCGATGTCGTTCAGGTATTCGCGCTTGTTGTTGAGGATATAAAGCGCAACTTCACCGGACGTGACGGCGGTGAGGTCCATCACCTTGTTGGAGCGCAGGTAGTCCTCCAGCGCGCGCAGCACCGAGAGCGCCACCGATTCGACCGAGCGGATGATGCCCGTGCCCTGACAGTGCGGGCAGAGGCTGGTCGAGCCTTCCAGCACGCCCGTGCGGATGCGCTGGCGCGACATCTCCAGCAGACCAAAGGCGCTGATCCGACCGATCTGGATGCGCGCCCGGTCGTGACGCAGCGACTCCTTCAGTTTGCGCTCGACGGCACGGTTGTTGCGCCGCTCTTCCATGTCGATGAAGTCGATAACGATCAGCCCCGCCAGGTCGCGCAGGCGCAACTGCCGCGAGATTTCCTCGGCCGCTTCCATGTTGGTGCGTAGAGCGGTGTCCTCGATCGAGTGTTGCTTCGTGGCCTTGCCCGAATTCACGTCGATGGCCACCAGCGCCTCGGTCTGGTTGATCACGATGTAGCCGCCCGACTTGAGCGTGACATAGGGGCTGTACATGGCGTCGAGCTGGCGCTCGACATTGTTCTTGATGAAGATCGGCTCCGGCTCGCGATAGGGCTTCACGTTCTTCGCATGGCTCGGCATGATCATGCGCATGAAGTCCTTGGCCTCGCGGT from Dichotomicrobium thermohalophilum carries:
- a CDS encoding Rne/Rng family ribonuclease; this encodes MGNKMLIDAAHPEETRVVVLRGDRVEEFDFESASRKQLRGNIYLAKITRVESSLQAAFVDYGGNRHGFLAFNEIHPDYYQIPVADRRALLEEEAQLSRASANSGGDDAVAENGDSEQAEADSEPGAREEAGEMALDGVLPPEISEELAAAVSRAEEAADEIPPEVHAAKKQRLTERLEALTQDALEEEDSGPDETLDAEALREAETAPDEDANGDRRPVKEGEDVEAVGSGDALEEVPQRRPRKRRRNYKIQEVIRRRQILLVQVVKEERGNKGAALTTYLSLAGRYTVLMPNTASGGGISRKIASPADRKRLRQIVDELDVPEGMGLIIRTAGASRTKAEIKRDFEYLLRLWENVRDLTLQSTAPALVYEEGNLIKRSIRDLYSKEIDEVQVAGETAYREAKDFMRMIMPSHAKNVKPYREPEPIFIKNNVERQLDAMYSPYVTLKSGGYIVINQTEALVAIDVNSGKATKQHSIEDTALRTNMEAAEEISRQLRLRDLAGLIVIDFIDMEERRNNRAVERKLKESLRHDRARIQIGRISAFGLLEMSRQRIRTGVLEGSTSLCPHCQGTGIIRSVESVALSVLRALEDYLRSNKVMDLTAVTSGEVALYILNNKREYLNDIERRFGVRLGVVTDERMQGSSFTIERMAQEPGTETESNVVVQMDWGFEAPAEAKGESEEESRKRSRRKRRRSRNGRKEAEEAVASAEAQTAEEAGGAEEEARAEGETSDDAQRARKSRRRGRRGGRRQRARRESGTETGVSEAVGESAPGEESAAAEAVAEKPEPAEESAAAEATGRVEESAAPERAEVVVHPRAEGAVDVAEIEKAPAEHAEAEAQPAERQPADVVDMTAQQERPTAEERAETDAAEGGTTTAEAETETVTAEAEPERKPQRPRRRGWWQRR